The following is a genomic window from Geminicoccus roseus DSM 18922.
CCGTCCAAAAAGCGCGACAGCCGGAACTCGGTCGGGTCCACCACGGGATCCTTGCCCATCACCATGTCGGCGATCAGCTTGCCCGCCCCAGGCCCGATGCCGAAGCCGTGGCCGGAGAAGCCGGTGGCGATGAAGAAGCCGGGCACGCTGTCGACATGCGAGATCACCGGCACGATGTCCGGCGTGACGTCGATCCGCCCGGCCCATTGCTGGACGATCTTGGCGTTGGCGAAGGCCGGGAAGGCGGCCTTCAGCTTGGCCAGTGCCGTCTTGGTCACCTTCTCCACCGGGGCCGGGTCGTTCACCCGGATCTTCTCGAACGGCGTCACCTGGTCGCCGCTCCAGGTCTTCGGCCAGCCGGCCTCGGTCATGAACCGGCCGTTCATCTGCAACCCGTAGGAGCGCCACTCCAGCTTCATGGCCGGCAGGAAGTCCTTGAAGAACCGGAAGCTGTTCGGGACCAGTTCGTGGACATTGGTGCTACCGTCGGCGATCGTGTAGCCGCCGTCCAGGCGTTTGCGGAACGCCCAGGCCTTGTCCCACAGCGCATGTTCCGGAGCACCCTCCAGAGGGGCCGTGCGCATCACCGAGTTGATCACCGAGAGCTGCGGCAGGCGGATGCCGAGGTTGCCGGCGAACAGGCTGGACCAGGAGCCGCCCGCCAGCACGACCGTGCTGCAGCGGATCCGCCCCTTCTCGGTGACCACGCCGGAGACCTTGCCACCCTGGCGCTCGATCGTGCGCACCGCGCATTCGGTGAACACATGGGCGCCCATCCGCTGCGCCGCCTTGGCGATCGCCGGGCCGGCCTTCTGCGGCTCGGCGCGCCCGTCGGAGGCGGTGTAGAGCGCGCCCACGAAGCCGCCATCGGAGCCCGGCATCAGTTCGTCGAACTCCGCCTTGCCGATCGCCTTGGTGTCGAGCTGGTAGGGACGGGAGTACTGCAGCCACTCCTCGTGCTTGGCCATCTCGGCCTCGCTGCGCGCCCCGTACATGATGCCGGTGACCTTGAAGCCGGTCTCGGCTTCGGTCTTCTGGTTGAGCGTCGGCCAGATCTTGAGCGATTCGATGATCAGCGGCAGCTCTCTGGGGTCGCGGCCCATCTTGCGCACCCAGCCCCAGTTGCGGCTCGACTGCTCGCCGGCGATGTGCCCCTTCTCGCACAACGCCACCGACACGCCGCGCTCGGCCAGGAACATCGCGGCCGACACGCCGATGATGCCGCCGCCGATCACCACGACGTCCACCTGCTCGGGCAGCTTCTCGTTCGGATCGACCGGATCGACTACAGGTCCCATGAGGTCAGCTCGCTTCTCTGGCTGCGCTGGATCAGTACGAATCGTCCATCGACGAGTTGATCGGAATCTCGACCACGCTGGCCGTGTTCGGCAGGTCCAGGGCGAACGCCACGATCCGCGCCACGTCCTTGGGGTCGGTCATGTCGGCCGCGGCCTTGTCGGTCAGCCCCAGCGCCATGTCGGTCGCGACATAGCCCGGGCAGATCGCCACCGAGCGGATGCCCTGGTCCCAGCCGGCATGGCGGATCGCGTGGGACAGGGCCAATGCCGCGAACTTGCTCACCGAGTAGAGCCCGGCCTTGGCGGTCTTCACCCGCTTGCCGGACAGCGACACGATGGTCGCGACCCGGCCCCGCCCGCAGGCCACCAGATGGGGCCAGGCTGCGCGGGCCAGGCGCAGCGGCGCCTTCACGTTGACGTCCAGGACCGCGTCGAGGTCGGAATCCTCCGCCTCGATCACCGTCTTGGGGATCATGATCCCGGCATTGGCGACCACCGCGTCGATCCGGCCGAAGCGCTCTGCCGCGGCGGCCACCCAGGCCGCCTCGCTGCCGCGGTCGGTCGCGTCGTAGGCCTGGACGTGGCAGCGCTCGCGCAGGTCATCCGGCACGCTGTCCGGCCGGCGCACCCCGATCGAGACCTGCCAGTCCCTGGCCAGAAGTTCCCGGGCGATCGCGGCGCCGATGCCGCGGTTGGCGCCGGAGACGAGAACCGTGCGTCGGTCGGTCATGCGGTTGCCTTCCGGTTCAGGACAATGTCGGGCAGGGGCGTCACGTGGCGCTGGTAGAGCGTCATCAGGATCCGCAGCAGGTCGGCCCGGTCGGCCTCCTCCAGCACCGAGAAGAACCGGTCCGACTGCTCCTTGGCGATCCTGCGGACCTCGTCGACCAGCTTTTCGCCCTTCGGCGTCAGGTAGAGCTCGTGGGCGCGCCGCTCCTGGGCGTCGACCTTCTGCTCGATCAGCCCGTTGCGCTTCATCTGGTCGATCAGCCGCGCCATGGCCGAGCGGTCCTTGTCGATGAAATGCGCGATCACCGAGGGGCGGATGCCCGGGTTGGCGTGGACCATCAGCAGGACCGAGACCTTGCCGGTGCCATGCGCCAGCGCGACCTTGCCGATCGCCCGGTCATAGTCCCGGTTCAGCACGATGCCCACCGAGCGCGCGTAGAAGCTCAGCAGGTCGCCCAGGATGTCGAACGACACTCCGGAATAGTCGGCGGTGCGTGGGCCCTGCGGCCGCAGGTTCTTCGCCATCAGTAGGCTGGCGGGTTCACGCCCTCGCGCTTGGCGACCCACTGGTCGCGCGCGCGAGTGACGGAAAGGAAGATCTGAGGCACGAACTTCATGTAGAACGGCGAGGCGGCCAGCGGCTCCAGCGGCAGCGTCAGTTCTTCCTTGGGCACGCCCATGGCCCATTCGGACAGGACCGTGCCCATCATGGTCCCGGTGGGCACGCCACGGCCGGAATAGCCCAGCGACGCCACC
Proteins encoded in this region:
- a CDS encoding MarR family winged helix-turn-helix transcriptional regulator, whose product is MAKNLRPQGPRTADYSGVSFDILGDLLSFYARSVGIVLNRDYDRAIGKVALAHGTGKVSVLLMVHANPGIRPSVIAHFIDKDRSAMARLIDQMKRNGLIEQKVDAQERRAHELYLTPKGEKLVDEVRRIAKEQSDRFFSVLEEADRADLLRILMTLYQRHVTPLPDIVLNRKATA
- a CDS encoding SDR family NAD(P)-dependent oxidoreductase, yielding MTDRRTVLVSGANRGIGAAIARELLARDWQVSIGVRRPDSVPDDLRERCHVQAYDATDRGSEAAWVAAAAERFGRIDAVVANAGIMIPKTVIEAEDSDLDAVLDVNVKAPLRLARAAWPHLVACGRGRVATIVSLSGKRVKTAKAGLYSVSKFAALALSHAIRHAGWDQGIRSVAICPGYVATDMALGLTDKAAADMTDPKDVARIVAFALDLPNTASVVEIPINSSMDDSY
- a CDS encoding NAD(P)/FAD-dependent oxidoreductase; translated protein: MGPVVDPVDPNEKLPEQVDVVVIGGGIIGVSAAMFLAERGVSVALCEKGHIAGEQSSRNWGWVRKMGRDPRELPLIIESLKIWPTLNQKTEAETGFKVTGIMYGARSEAEMAKHEEWLQYSRPYQLDTKAIGKAEFDELMPGSDGGFVGALYTASDGRAEPQKAGPAIAKAAQRMGAHVFTECAVRTIERQGGKVSGVVTEKGRIRCSTVVLAGGSWSSLFAGNLGIRLPQLSVINSVMRTAPLEGAPEHALWDKAWAFRKRLDGGYTIADGSTNVHELVPNSFRFFKDFLPAMKLEWRSYGLQMNGRFMTEAGWPKTWSGDQVTPFEKIRVNDPAPVEKVTKTALAKLKAAFPAFANAKIVQQWAGRIDVTPDIVPVISHVDSVPGFFIATGFSGHGFGIGPGAGKLIADMVMGKDPVVDPTEFRLSRFLDGTVPRPMGHA